Within Xanthomonas oryzae pv. oryzae, the genomic segment CACATCTTCTGGTTCTTTGGGCACCCCGAGGTGTACATCATGATCCTGCCGGCGTTCGGCGTGGTCAGCGAAATCATCCCGACCTTCAGCCGCAAGCCGCTGTTCGGTTACCAGGCGATGGTGTACGCCATCGCGGCGATCGCATTCCTGAGCTTCATCGTGTGGGCGCACCACATGTTCACCGTGGGCATGCCGCTCGGTGGCGAAATCTATTTCATGTTCGCCACGATGCTGATTTCCATCCCGACCGGGGTGAAGGTGTTCAACTGGGTCAGCACGATGTGGAAAGGCTCGCTGACCTTCGAATCGCCGATGTTGTGGGCAGTGGCGTTCGTGATCCTCTTCAGCATCGGTGGCTTTTCCGGCCTGATGCTGGCGATCGTGCCAGCCGACTTCCAGTATCACGACACCTATTTCGTAGTGGCGCATTTTCACTACGTGCTGGTGACCGGCGCGGTGTTTGCGCTGATTGCGGCGGTGTATTACTGGTGGCCCAAGTGGACCGGGCGGATCTACAACGAAACCTGGGCCAAGGTGCACTTCTGGTGGACGATGGTGTTCGTCAATCTGCTGTTCTTCCCGCAGCACTTCCTCGGCCTGGCCGGCATGCCGCGGCGTATTCCTGATTACAACGTAGTATTCGCCGACTGGAATCTGGTCAGTTCGATCGGTGCGTTCGGTATGTTCGTCACGCCGTTCCTGATGGCCGCGATTCTGCTTTCCTCGCTGCGTAGTGGCGCGCGGGCAGACGCGCGTGCCTGGGAAGGTGCCAAGGGCCTGGAATGGACGGTTCCTTCGCCTGCCCCGGCGCATACCTTTACCGTGCCGCCGGTGATCAAGCCTGGAGACCTTGCGCATGAAGACATCGGTCATTGAGTCCGCCTCGGAGCCGGCGGTGACGCGTCTGTTATCTGCAGCCGAACGGCAGGCGCAGCAGCGCCGCGCCGTGCGTCGCACTGCGATCACGGTCGGGATCATTGCATTGCTGATCTATGCGGGCTTCATCGCCTCGGGAGTCATCGGCCGGTGAGTGCACGCCTGCACACACACGCACCGACGGCAGGCTTGTTCAAGCTGCTAGGCGTGGTGTTGGGCGTGTTTGTGCTGACGTTCTCTCTGGTGCCGCTGTACCGCATCGCCTGCGAGAAGGTGTTTGGAATCCGCATGGAGCGTGCGCCCGGCAGTAGCCATGCGAACGCGGGCGCGCCACCCGCCGCCGGCAAGCGCACGGTGCGTGTGGAGTTCGATGGCGGGGTCAACTCTAAATTGCCGTGGACCTTCCATCCCGAGCAGATGACGATGGATGTGGTGCCGGGCGAACTCAACGAAGCGCTTTATTTCGCGCGCAACGATGGCGCGCGGGCTCTGGTGGGCAGTGCAGTGCCATCGGTGGCACCTTCGCGTGCGTCGGGCTACTTCAACAAGACCGAATGCTTCTGCTTCACCGCGCAGACGCTGCAGGCCGGTGAAACGCGGGACATGCCGCTGCGTTTCATCGTCGACCCCGCACTGCCGCCGGAAGTCACCACGATCACTTTGTCTTACACGTTCTATCGCAACGACGCGCTGACCTCGGAACTGCAGGGCGCTGGTACGTCCGCCGCGCCGCGTGCCGCACCCTGATTCTTCATCCACACGCATCACGACACGGAAGCAACGCCATGGCCGACCACAGTCCCAATGCCAACGCGTATTTCGTCCCGAGCCAGAGCAAATGGCCCTTTGTCGGGTCGATTGCGATGTTCGTGATGATGATCGGCGTGGCCAGCTGGCTCAACGATGCGGCATGGGGGCGGTGGACGTTCTTCACTGGCGTGGCAATGCTGCTGGCGACCTTGTTCATGTGGTTTGGCGATGTCATTCGCGAATCCAACGCCGGGCATTACAACCGCCAGGTAGATGGTTCGTTCCGCATGGGGATGGTGTGGTTCATCTTTTCCGAGGTGATGTTCTTCTGCGCCTTCTTCGGCGCGCTGTTCTACACGCGCGTGCTGACGTTGCCCTGGCTGGGTGGCGAAGGCGATGGCGTGATGACCAACGAACTGTTGTGGAACGGTTATTCCGCTGCTTGGCCGACCAATGGCCCGGGCACGATTGGCGGGCAATTCCAGACCATTCCGGCCTGGGGCCTGCCGCTGATCAATACGCTGATCCTGCTCAGCTCAGGGGTGACCTTGACCATCGCCCACCATGCACTCAAGGGCGGCCGCCGCGGCGCGTTGCTGTTGTGGCTGGGCATGACCGTGCTGCTGGGCTGCGTGTTCCTGTTCCTGCAGGCAGAGGAATACATCCACGCCTACACCGAGCTCAATCTCACCCTTGGCTCGGGCATCTACGGCTCGACCTTCTTCATGCTCACCGGCTTCCACGGCATGCATGTGCTGCTGGGCACCATCATGCTGGCAGTGATGTGGCTACGCGCCGCGAAGGGGCACTTCACTCGCGACAGCCACTTCGCTTTCGAAGCAGCCGCGTGGTACTGGCACTTCGTCGACGTGGTGTGGCTGGCGCTGTTCCTGTTCGTATATGTCCTTTGAGGGCGGCGATTGGGGATTCGGCATTGGGGATTCGTAAAAGCGGCAAGCTTTTAGCTTTTACGAATCCCCAATCCCCAATCCCCAATCCCATCGGCCACGTTAGCGGCCCAGTCCATGCGGCTTGATCCAGCCGGTATAGATGCCGAGGATCACGATGGCGATCAACGCAACCGATAGACCGATGCGCCAGGTCAGTGCGTTGACGGTGCGCTTGGTCTCGCCGCGGTCGGTGAGTAGGTAGTAGAGGCCGGCGCCCAGGTTCCACAGAATCACGATCAGGAAGGCGACAATCAGCAGCGTCTTGAGCGAATCGTTCACAACAGCCCCGGGTGCAGTCGGCGTGGTGATGGCATTGCACGCCTTTTTGCGTCGCTTGTCATGACGCGCAAGCACACGGCGGTGTTCGGCTGGTGTCTGGCGCTGCTGGTGAGCGCGGGTTTCGCGACGCTTGGGCAC encodes:
- a CDS encoding cytochrome c oxidase assembly protein, coding for MSARLHTHAPTAGLFKLLGVVLGVFVLTFSLVPLYRIACEKVFGIRMERAPGSSHANAGAPPAAGKRTVRVEFDGGVNSKLPWTFHPEQMTMDVVPGELNEALYFARNDGARALVGSAVPSVAPSRASGYFNKTECFCFTAQTLQAGETRDMPLRFIVDPALPPEVTTITLSYTFYRNDALTSELQGAGTSAAPRAAP
- a CDS encoding twin transmembrane helix small protein, with the protein product MNDSLKTLLIVAFLIVILWNLGAGLYYLLTDRGETKRTVNALTWRIGLSVALIAIVILGIYTGWIKPHGLGR
- the ctaD gene encoding cytochrome c oxidase subunit I, whose protein sequence is MAHTAVDHHGHHQPGFVERWFFSTNHKDIGTLYLLFSFVMFIIGAAMSVVIRAELMQPGLQFVKPEFFNQMTTVHALVMIFGGVMPAFVGLANWMIPLQIGAPDMALPRMNNWSFWLLPVAFTLLLLTLFLPGGGPAGGWTLYPPLSLQGGYNVAFSVFAIHVAGVSSIMGAINIIATVLNMRAPGIDLLKMPIFCWAWLITAFLLIAVMPVLAGAVTMLLTDKFFGTSFFNAAGGGDPVMYQHIFWFFGHPEVYIMILPAFGVVSEIIPTFSRKPLFGYQAMVYAIAAIAFLSFIVWAHHMFTVGMPLGGEIYFMFATMLISIPTGVKVFNWVSTMWKGSLTFESPMLWAVAFVILFSIGGFSGLMLAIVPADFQYHDTYFVVAHFHYVLVTGAVFALIAAVYYWWPKWTGRIYNETWAKVHFWWTMVFVNLLFFPQHFLGLAGMPRRIPDYNVVFADWNLVSSIGAFGMFVTPFLMAAILLSSLRSGARADARAWEGAKGLEWTVPSPAPAHTFTVPPVIKPGDLAHEDIGH
- a CDS encoding cytochrome c oxidase subunit 3, producing MADHSPNANAYFVPSQSKWPFVGSIAMFVMMIGVASWLNDAAWGRWTFFTGVAMLLATLFMWFGDVIRESNAGHYNRQVDGSFRMGMVWFIFSEVMFFCAFFGALFYTRVLTLPWLGGEGDGVMTNELLWNGYSAAWPTNGPGTIGGQFQTIPAWGLPLINTLILLSSGVTLTIAHHALKGGRRGALLLWLGMTVLLGCVFLFLQAEEYIHAYTELNLTLGSGIYGSTFFMLTGFHGMHVLLGTIMLAVMWLRAAKGHFTRDSHFAFEAAAWYWHFVDVVWLALFLFVYVL